The following nucleotide sequence is from Solanum dulcamara chromosome 7, daSolDulc1.2, whole genome shotgun sequence.
AGATGCAATACATAATAATAGCAAAAGGAAGCGCCAAGACAAACCTAGTCATCAGATTTTGAATTAAATAAGATTTCCTCCTTGGATCAAGAGTTGAATCCTTGTGAACTTTTCTAATCTCTGACTCAAGTTCTGTTTGATTCATACGGAAAATGTCTTTCCAACCGGGTTTGAACATTCGGTCACTCTGATCCAAGCCTTCATGAGAATCAACACCTGTCTTATCAAAGAAAAGATGTTACGTCCATTAGATGCAATAAACGGTCAAGCCATCAATTAAGCACTAAAGTGCAGATCCAAAAGCAGGATACGGAATGAAATAATTAAGGTCATAGTAATAACCTCTGTTTGTATTGCTATTTTGCAAGGCTTCAGGCTGTGAAGATACTTCAGGATTTCGTCTCCAACACTCGTTGAGCCATTCACTGAACATTGTGTTTCTTGTAGCCTGCTTTAATGTGTCCATCATCTTATTCTGCTCATCCTGAGTAAGAGCAGAAGTTACCCAAGGCAGCATTGACTGAAGCACTTCAGCCCCTGTGCTTCCAATTATACGACCAACAATTATGTCTTGTTCCTCCATAGAGAAGTGCTTGCCAAATAATGGCCATAGCTCATGTTCTTCTCTGAATATATGCTGATCCAGGCTAACTCTGATTGATTTACACATTCCTTGAACCTTTGTGGCAAGCtcattgtattttcttttgcGATCCCTATCATACATGCCAGAACACTCAACAATACTCCTCCCAGATTCCTTCTGGTAGGCCTCCTTCAACCCTTCATGAAGTTCCGAAAGATCAGTGAGGGCAGATGATATGTCTTCAAAGAGTTTCTCCTCCTGCTTATGGTCCAACATATAGGAGTGAGACACATTGTGGAGTGCTTCTTTAGATTCAAGTTCAGGGAAAACTATCTCATCCTCGGAATTACTGTGGGCTCTGTACAAACCCCAAAGCAACCGGAATCTTCCAATGAACTGCCGAAGAAAAGTCTCAGGACAGTCACTAAGCTTACCAGATTCAACATCAAGATACTCCAAATCTTTTTGTATCGCCTTATGAAATTTGAATATGGTGTCAATGGGATGCACTTTATGGTTTTCAGAAGAGGTACAATCTGTCTCCCAGATAAAGAGGcttgactcaagagaaggagcGGCAGAACTGAAGGTCAATGAACGAAGAGATTTTGGTGTGGATATAGTAGTTGGTCCTAGATTATTATCACTAACTCCCAATCCTGGGACACAACATGACTGATCATTGCAAGATATATTACAAGCATTTACACCCTTGGACAAGTCCGATGTATCATCTTTTGTGCAAATAGCAGTAAGgtttcttttgaatggcctcTTAGAATCATCAGAATGGACAGAGAGAAAACATGGACAAAGTGCTCGAGTACAATATTCTTCAATGTCAGCAAACCTTTTAACCGCGCAGCAACCAATGACACTAGAAGACAAACATACACCATCTGTACGTCCTTTACATGCCCAACCAGATAATAGGGTCACCAAAGCAGTATCAGCTTCTGAAGCTGCAAGAGCAGAATTCAATTACATAATTCAGGAAAAAAACAAAGCTGCTCAATATCAACTGCTCTAGCAACAAAACAATTCAGCAATACCTGCTAGCTGCAAGTTCTTTAAGAAATTTCTGGCTTCATCTTCAGACAGTGCTCCCACTAGCCAGGGTAAGActctttctatcaacttcaatGGCATTAAACACAAGCTTTGGTACAAAAGTTTCCTCTGTCTGTCCTGGGTAAAATGCTTTCGAGCAAGAGGAAGAACCTATATGAAGGACAATACAGATATCATTTAGCTCTGAAGGATATTTTGTGGACTTGGAGAGAAGGCAAACAATATCTACAAGATTATCTAGAAAGTAGATGCGAGTCCGAATGGAATTTATGGAGTAAGCAGACTCTGGTGCTTATTGAACCTACAGTGAGAGTTCATACTTTTGGGAATTAATACCTGCCAATTTTATTCACATATGGTCATGTAAATATACAATTAAACACATAATAACTAAACAATTTCAGCAAGAAAACAATAAATTTATAATGAGCCCTACCTGAACTTCTTCATTGTGAAAGTGTTGTTTAATTGTCTCAATAATTAAGTCAGCCTGAGAacataatttggaaaaaaattcaGCAGCTGAGGTGGAATTGACTTCTGTGCTTTGAATGCTCTCGATCAGGCAACGAAGCTCATTAAACTGACTTTCTTCCGCAGCATGCTCTTGGAAAAAGGAGAGCCCTCCATCTACCGCAGGAAATATGACCTTGTCCTCAGCAATGCTGCCAATAAGGTAAATCTAAAGATTAAAGTTTCTGTTCAAGACAGGAAAAAAGAAGGCGGTTTGTTATGAATGTGTAACATTTATTCATCAGCATTAGTAAATTGCACACAATACAGTTTCTTACATTAAGCTCATTCATCAATAAAGCAGGATATATAAGTTGAATTGTTGGACAGAGCTTCAAAATGTCAGACCAGAAGCAAGATTAGCTCTCCGAACTTTTTCAAAGATTAAAGACAGGTGCCATTTGGTTTGAAGACTAGTTATGTTGGGCTTAGTTATTCTGATACTATTTCTTATTGACTGTTTGGTTTATTGTATCAAAGAtgacatgcattgcataatttctaagaagttgtttttttacaaaaatacgCTCCACCTTAGAAAAAGGGTTTGAGGGACCTTAGGggtaattttgttattttcattGTTTAATCCCGATACTATTATTCCACCTTTTGGCAGTGATAACTTGTCCCGATACTAACTACTAGTCCTATCCCAAGATTAGTAACCAAACAAGGGATAAGGGAGTGCTAAACTTTTATCTCAGGATTATCTATGCTTGTCCAATAAACCAAACTACCCCTAAAAGAATTTACTTTACCAGTCCTTGCAACCGCCTTATATACGcaggttttctttttttttttcaactaaAAACTTGTactgtttttttatttatttattttttaaagaaactaAAGATCTGTAATACTTAACAAACTAGAAATCAGCAATGCTATTGTCCCTCATAGCATAGCATACAGAAGAGATCCAAAGGATGGTTGCTTTCAACATCTAAACCCTTCAAAACTGTTGAGCAACGTATCAACTATCAGCTTTACCCATTATACACAAGTAAAATGTATGGCTTTATGGGCAACAAACAATATCTTTTCTTTCCCAAAAGGTCTACTTTTCAGTCATAAACAATAATATCACGATTTCATGACCAAAAACATACAAGAAGAGCGTCAATGATATAGTTGCTTCAAGAAACAACAACTAGGTGATCTCGTATATGCAAAAATGTCTACTAGCAGGTTGAGGCATTATAGAATTTGATGAAGTAAAAATCAATCATGAAAGGACAAGAAGACTCATCAATTATGTCTTTATGCTCTTTCATTTAAACGGAGATCAAAATAGAAACGACAGCATGGCACACACAGTACCTTCAATGAAACTGTAAACTTGCATTTTAGTGTCATAAGATTTGATGAATTTCTATCTATCAAATAGTGAATAAGAATTTTCATAGACCAATACCTGTGAAATATGCAGACTTCAGCTATAAACTGAAGTCTTGCATAGAAAGGTGCCAAACTAGATAATTCTCCAGCTAACTCAATTCTTCTAGCCTCTGCTGCTATTTCATCTAACTCTCTCTTAATAGCATTATGCCAATGCAATACTTCATCAATTGGATTTCCAGAATCAGATTCAAAGGTATCACCCTTTGGCCTGAATTTTCTTTTCCCAGGGCTGGAAGATTCACACACACACTTCACATTTCCTGATGCACCAGTTTCAGAGACAGAGTTAAAATCCACAGAGCATGGAAGCTCAGCAACAATATCATGCCCACCAACTGCAGAGACACACTTGCCACCTTCCATCCAGGAGAAAATTACCTTCAAGAAAAGAAGCATAGCAAATAACACAGTTTAAGAGGGGAGAAAATAGAAAAGGCAAACAAggcagagagagagagagaaaagtgGTTAGCATCTAGACATTAAAAAAAACCTGCTGGAGAAGCTTCTCTTTTGGAATAACCATAGACAAGCACTTCCGCATATCCTTATGCTCGCTGGGAGATATAGAAGATGAAAGCCAGGGAAGGAACTTTTTCATCATATTCACAGGAATGCTACAAAGGAACTGCCAAACAAGTGATGCCTGCTCATCCATCGAGAATTTCTCAGTGAGCAAAGGGAACACCTGTCAGGAATATTTGTAGTCAACAAAAATGTAAATTGTATGGATTTTCAAAGCAATTTGATTTTGTGACATTAATACTGACATCACATAGGAcatttggaataatttttttgagCTAAAGTGACTATTATTttaaacggagggagtattaacTTAAAGGTAATGTAATAAGAGGCAAGAAGAGATTCATATAAAGTTACAAACTGGTCACACCAATTACAAAGGCCCAAGTGGAAATGGTCTTAAGAAAAAGAGTGAGGGAAAAAATGGGAATATGCAAGAAAAAGACAACACCAACTGACGTGTATGGCAACTTCACATCACCAAAGAATTCAAATTCCGGATTTACTCCTGTGAGGACTACAAAACTTGATATTCTCCCTTATGTATACATGCACACGCACACAACACATACACATAAATATGTTTCATGAGGCACGGGCTTCAAACtcaagatataaaaataatgattttactTAAAGAAGTATAATTtgtacaatatttattttactttatactTAATATAATCCAATGACATGTTAAACAAGTCTTGTTAATAAGTCTTAGTAATTATTAAAGTTTTTTATCACATAATtggaaaattttaaataaaaaattatttatgaggAAGGAAGTTTGCTGGAGAATtagaaaaatatcaaaaggaccaagtgatttgatattttataaaataacatgattTCAATTATGTAAATAATAACAGTTTGACGAAgatcataaataaaaaacatTGGCAGACTTATGAATCTGTGAGCATGTAATTTCTTAGTTATAGatagaaataatttatttcgATAATTATTAAGTTTGAATGTCATTCATAATCTCATGTGGTACGAATTCttgcaaaatttatttttcatttatagAATCATCTAATACAACAAAAAATTCCACTAACTTGAAGTTTATATTACAATAGTTATATCCTTAATTTAGAGCCTTTACAGAAATTAACTTAATAATGATCTTATAAGGaaactaataaataataattaaagtatTTAGTAAAGTACTTCATTTGGTCCATTTtacttatgtttattttttatacatcCCTTAAGAAAGTACCCCATCCATcccattttaattattgttttagCCTTTTCATGCCCattaagaaaaacaataaatataacGTATTATTTACTAAGTTACCCTAGTAGATGCTTTTTGAAAATTGAACAATAATAGAAAGAACTATAAGGGTATAGTTGAAAATTATTCCAAACCTTAATTTTGCATTAAGGTTATTTTGGAATAACTTTTTTGAGCTAAAAAgactattattttaaaatggagGGAGTACCAACTGAAAGGTAATGTAGTAAGTGGCAAGAAGAGATTCATACAAAGTTACTACTGGGTCACACCAATTATGTTGAGTATCCCACATTGGCGGGATAGGGTCATTTGGTCTCCTTCTACGGTCTTGGGCAATCCTCCCCTCATGAGCTACCCAAGCCAAGGTCCATTGCTTTACCATTGTATCAGAGTCAGGCCCATCCCAATTCATTGTTCCGAAGTTGGAACCCCCATCTTATATTGTCCACACTCCAGATGTCCAGTCATGGGCATGCGGGGGAGTGTTGAGTATCCCACATCGGTGGAATAAGATCATTTGGTCTCCTTATATGGTCTTGGGCAATCATCTCCTCACGGGCGTTAAGTTAAGCCCAAGATTTATTTCTTTATCATATTACAAAGGCCCAAGTGGGAATGGTCTTACGAAAAAGAGCGAGGGCAAAAATGGGAATATGCAAGAAAAAGTAATAACACAACCATTGTCAGGCCAGGTTACACATAAGGCAGATTATATTTGGACAAAATATACACTAGGTAAAAACCCTTTCTTGTAAGAAACAAAAAACAAGATGATACTAGTCGGACGGGTGACCACACAGTGACCTTGCCGATCCTCTCAGGCCGGGTACATGTCAAAATAGTAAAATCCCCACACGCATATCTTACTGTTCTGAGAAGCAACAAAGCTAGATTATTTGCAAACTTGACTTAAATCAAGTGCAATAGAGAAATTTAAAGCATATCAAGTGgacaaaaatataaatctcCTATGAAATTAATAATTCTTAAGTATTGAAAGAAGCACATAGAGAGTCTTGTCCAAGTTCATGGAGGTTGGGGTTGGTTgggtttttttttggggggggggagggggggaatGGATTGTTCTCAGTAAAATCATATTATTGTAGGACACCAAGAAAGATGTGCTTTTCTACTTGGTTGGCAGCAAGAGAAGCAATATTGATAGTTATTTTGAGAAAAAGAAGGATTACTTATGCTAGTTGGTGCTTTATATGCAAATGACAACTTCCTACATTGTCAGGCGGCGACTCGCTTGTTATGTAAGACACTCTGTAGCTGGACATCTAGCATTAAATGTGAGCCATTAGCACTCATGTGCGTCCTGTGGAATGAGAGAAATTTGAAGAGTTTTGGAAGATATAAACAATAATTGTATTTGAGGAATAGCTTCTCAGGACATACAGAGTCTTGTGTGATAccaaaacttaaaggtaagttctattAAGTGGTGGTAAGACCGACTTTGTTGTATGAGGCAGAGTGCTAGCCAGTCAAGAATTCTCATGTTCAGAAAATGCAAGTTGCGAAAATGAGGATGTTGAAATGGATGTGTGGGTATACTAGGAgagataagattaggaatgaggatATCTGGGACAAGGTAGAAGTGGCATCTGTGGTGGACAAGATAATGGAAGCAAGGCTGGGAAGGTTTGGGCATATGAAGAGAAGAGGTGTAGAAttcccagtgaggaggtgtgagagg
It contains:
- the LOC129894970 gene encoding zinc finger protein BRUTUS-like, encoding MATQGREGGGGVAVLCGGGVNAVDSSASSSNGVLEKESKQDSPILFFLFFHKAIRLELAELHRSALAYANGQLEDIKPLLKRYRFLRSVYKHHCHAEDEVIFPALDIRVKNVAQTYSLEHKGESDLFDHLFEILNSEKQNYERFPRELASCTGALQTSVSQHMSKEEEQVFPLLTEKFSMDEQASLVWQFLCSIPVNMMKKFLPWLSSSISPSEHKDMRKCLSMVIPKEKLLQQVIFSWMEGGKCVSAVGGHDIVAELPCSVDFNSVSETGASGNVKCVCESSSPGKRKFRPKGDTFESDSGNPIDEVLHWHNAIKRELDEIAAEARRIELAGELSSLAPFYARLQFIAEVCIFHSIAEDKVIFPAVDGGLSFFQEHAAEESQFNELRCLIESIQSTEVNSTSAAEFFSKLCSQADLIIETIKQHFHNEEVQVLPLARKHFTQDRQRKLLYQSLCLMPLKLIERVLPWLVGALSEDEARNFLKNLQLAASEADTALVTLLSGWACKGRTDGVCLSSSVIGCCAVKRFADIEEYCTRALCPCFLSVHSDDSKRPFKRNLTAICTKDDTSDLSKGVNACNISCNDQSCCVPGLGVSDNNLGPTTISTPKSLRSLTFSSAAPSLESSLFIWETDCTSSENHKVHPIDTIFKFHKAIQKDLEYLDVESGKLSDCPETFLRQFIGRFRLLWGLYRAHSNSEDEIVFPELESKEALHNVSHSYMLDHKQEEKLFEDISSALTDLSELHEGLKEAYQKESGRSIVECSGMYDRDRKRKYNELATKVQGMCKSIRVSLDQHIFREEHELWPLFGKHFSMEEQDIIVGRIIGSTGAEVLQSMLPWVTSALTQDEQNKMMDTLKQATRNTMFSEWLNECWRRNPEVSSQPEALQNSNTNRGVDSHEGLDQSDRMFKPGWKDIFRMNQTELESEIRKVHKDSTLDPRRKSYLIQNLMTSRWIASQQKSQASTEEIPRSEDVVGCSPSFRDMEKQIFGCEHYKRNCKLRAACCGKLFACRFCHDEVSDHSMDRKATLEMMCMRCLKVQPIGPSCTTPSCNGFSMAKYYCSICKFFDDERPIYHCPSCNLCRVGHGLGIDFYHCMKCNCCLGKTLIDHKCLEKALETNCPICCEFLFTSSATVRPLPCGHYMHSACFQAYASRNYVCPICSKSMGNMAVYFGMLDALLANEVLPEEYQNRWQDILCNDCERKGRAPFHWLYHKCGFCGSYNTRVIQVPTIDSDCPI